A stretch of Schistocerca americana isolate TAMUIC-IGC-003095 chromosome 3, iqSchAmer2.1, whole genome shotgun sequence DNA encodes these proteins:
- the LOC124605716 gene encoding uncharacterized protein LOC124605716 isoform X2 produces the protein MRGTATAALAFASLLLLLTVLPPSVDAVRRVLVRAPGQAAQARRAKVLQVGQLRKEAVREGHIIRAPDRIVDPGEVCLGGKRHGAGRCREEW, from the coding sequence ATGCGCGGGACGGCCACCGCGGCGCTCGCGTTCGCGTCGTTGCTGTTGCTGCTGACGGTGCTGCCACCCAGCGTGGACGCTGTGAGGCGCGTGCTGGTGCGAGCCCCGGGCCAGGCTGCGCAGGCGCGGCGCGCCAAGGTGCTGCAGGTGGGGCAGCTTCGCAAGGAGGCCGTGCGCGAGGGACACATCATTCGCGCGCCGGACCGCATCGTGGACCCGGGAGAGGTCTGCCTCGGCGGCAAGCGGCACGGCGCCGGCCGCTGCCGCGAGGAATGGTGA